Genomic DNA from Planktomarina temperata RCA23:
CTTTGGTCGGCCACTGCCAATCCTTCTGCGCCCTGTCCAGAGCTGCAGGCCGATGTCTCGGCGGATGTGGCGATTGTGGGGGCGGGGTTTACCGGCCTCTCGGCGGCGCTGCATCTGGCACAAATGGGCCGCTCGGTCGTGGTTTTGGAGGCGCAAACGCCGGGATGGGGCGCGTCAGGACGCAATGGCGGGCAGGTCAATCCGGGATTAATCGAGGCGCCAAATGACGCCATAGCGCGCTTTGGACCCGAGATGGGCCAGCGGATGATCCGGCTTTCCGGTCAGGCCGGGCAGCTGGTGTTTGATCTAATTGCCGAGCATCACATTCAATGCGATGCACGCCCAGTGGGTTGGCTGCGCGCGGCTCATAATTCTACGGGTATGCAGTCCTTGGTGCACAAAGCGGAACAATGGGCCCAGCATGGGGCAGATCTCAAGCTATTGTCGCGCGCAGATGTGGTGCAGGCCATTGGCACAAATGCCTATATTGGCGGCCTGATCGATCCACGCGGAGGCAATTTGCATCCTCTCAACTATGCTTTGGGCCTCTGTGATGCCGCCCGAGCTGCGGGCGTACGGATCTATGGGCAATCTCGGGTTGAGAAATTGGAGCGACGCGGCGCAGAGCATCTGCTGGTGACCAAGCGGGGGCAGCTGCGCGCGGGACGGGTGCTTTTGTGCACCAATGGCTATAGCGGCCCTTTGCATAAGGGGTTGCAACAGTCCGTGGTGCCGATCCGCTCTGTGCAAGTGGCGACCGAACCGCTTTCACAAGAGCTGCGCGCCGGTATCTTGCCGGGGCTTCATGCACCCTCTGACACCCGCCGGCTCCTGTCCTATTTTCGCATGGACGCGGCGGGACGTTTTGTTATGGGCGCGCGGGGTGGCTATTCGGTTCCGGCCACGCGGGCCCGTCTCGCCCAAGCCCGCGCATGGTCCATCAAGCTCTTTCCCCAATTGGCACAGGTGCGTTGGGCGTTTGAATGGGGCGGATACATTGCCGCCACCGCCGATCAATATCCGCATTTACATGATTTCGGAAACGGCATGGCCGCGGGGCTTGGCTATAACGGGCGCGGGGTGGCGATGGCCACTGCGATGGGTAAGGTTCTGGCCGATTGGGCCTCGGGCAGGCCGCATGGGGAGCTGGATTTTCCGGTGACCCCTCTGCGGAAGATTCCTTTTCACCCGCTCTATCCCTTCGGGGTCGAGACCAAGGTTGCCTATTATCGGTTTTTGGATGGGGTAGGGCTTTAGCGGTTTGACCGCTTGCCCTCAATTTAAAGCTGTAATCGGTGCGAGGGAGAGAAGCAAAAGACCTGCCATGGTCCAATTAAACCCGCGCAGCCGGGCTGGCGTTGTCAAAAACCGCCGCATTTTCACCCCGAGCAACAGCCAGACGCTGATGCAGGGCAGGTTGATGATACCGAATATGATGGCAACCGTAATGACGTCCTTATGGGTCACAGGCTGCGGGGCATAGACCGTCACCGCGGCCAGGGCCATGGTCCAGGCTTTGGGGTTCACCCATTGAAACGCCGCGGCTTGCCAGAATGTAATGGGCTTGCCCGTGGGTTCAGGGCTGTCGAGGCTTGTGCTGGCCGTTGCCGTTTTATAGGCCAAATAAACAAGATAGATCACCGAGATCCCGCCGAGCAGCTGATG
This window encodes:
- a CDS encoding NAD(P)/FAD-dependent oxidoreductase encodes the protein MIQNEEPVIANSLWSATANPSAPCPELQADVSADVAIVGAGFTGLSAALHLAQMGRSVVVLEAQTPGWGASGRNGGQVNPGLIEAPNDAIARFGPEMGQRMIRLSGQAGQLVFDLIAEHHIQCDARPVGWLRAAHNSTGMQSLVHKAEQWAQHGADLKLLSRADVVQAIGTNAYIGGLIDPRGGNLHPLNYALGLCDAARAAGVRIYGQSRVEKLERRGAEHLLVTKRGQLRAGRVLLCTNGYSGPLHKGLQQSVVPIRSVQVATEPLSQELRAGILPGLHAPSDTRRLLSYFRMDAAGRFVMGARGGYSVPATRARLAQARAWSIKLFPQLAQVRWAFEWGGYIAATADQYPHLHDFGNGMAAGLGYNGRGVAMATAMGKVLADWASGRPHGELDFPVTPLRKIPFHPLYPFGVETKVAYYRFLDGVGL
- a CDS encoding LysE family translocator, with the protein product MTYSLLSGLVLFCFVSSITPGPNNLMLMATGANFGARSALPHASGIVLGFTFMIIAIGLGVAQLFQSYPLAHQLLGGISVIYLVYLAYKTATASTSLDSPEPTGKPITFWQAAAFQWVNPKAWTMALAAVTVYAPQPVTHKDVITVAIIFGIINLPCISVWLLLGVKMRRFLTTPARLRGFNWTMAGLLLLSLAPITALN